The Parvibaculum sp. genomic interval CTTAACATCTCGTCGATAGGTGGCTATCGCTCGGCAGCTGGTTTCGGCATCTACTGCTCGACCAAGTTCGCCGTGGAAGGCTTGTCAGAGGCGCTCCACCATGAACTCGCGCCGCTCGGCATCCATGTGACAGTAATCGAGCCGGGCTATTTCCGCACCGACTTTCTCGACTCGACTTCACTGGTGGCGAGTAAAAACGTCATCGCCGACTATCACTCGACAGCGGGCAACGTGCGCGGTGTGGCGAAGGAGCTCAACCACGCGCAGCCAGGCGACCCCGACAAGTTGGCAACGGTGCTGGTCGGCCTCACCGACACGGACAACCCGCCTGTGCGACTGCCACTTGGCAGCGATACCGTTGCCGCGATAGAGGCCAAGCATGCCTCGGACCAAGCGATCTTGGCCAACTGGCGGAGCGTCTCCATCTCGACCGACTTCGCGGAGAGTTAATTCCGCGGCGGCGGAGGATGAATAGCGTCGGAAGAAGTCGGGGAAACGTAGAGCCCCCCGCTGACGATCATGCCGCGCAACTTGCAGGAGGCAGCAATTCTCCAGGAAGGCCCAGGATGCTAAAAAACCGGGAATCCGCAGCCTATCTTTGTTCGAGCCGACGAGGCCAATAGCGCTTCCATGAGCAGAAGTCTCTAGGGCTTTGCCAGAAGCTCGCATCCCAAGGAGGATACTCGGGATATCCATTCCGCCAGAACTGAACGCTTTTCTGCACTTGGGGGTCATGCCGATTTCGGTATATCCACCGCAACTCAGAGCCAGTGATCGATCTGCGCTTCCCGCCCAATGGCGTTACATAATCATGTTCATGGCTCTTTTTTATCACAGCCGCGATGTCCAATTGGTCGAGGAAGAAATGCACAGTCGCGCTTGATTCACTGTGAGTATGCCAATACAATCCAAATTTCGACTTCTTTTTCCATCGTACGAAGTCCGGATACTCTAGATCTGCTGCTTGTCTGTATTTAGGATGACGCAGAATTGTAGCTAGAAATTCAGAGTTATCACTTGGTGTAAAGCTATTTAGTTTCTCTCCATTGATTAGATACCGGTTTATATTTATTAACTGGCGCATCAAGTCTGGCGAAACGAGATGGCTGTATCTGTCGAAGTCATATGCCATAAATGTGCCCAGACCAAAGATGATATCTCCAGGCTGAAAGCTCTCTTTGAATGGCGGCGCGAATGGCATTGATAAAACCTATTATAAGAAATATATGGTTAGTATTCTTAAAAAGTCGATTTTTACGAAAACAATCGGCAATCAATACGCTATATATCCCAATTTTCAAAATATTTCAGATGAATTCGATAGATATTACAATTCAACCCGCCCGAATAGGGAAAGGACGCGGAGGCGGCAGAGGCGAATGGACAACGGTGGCATAGTCCGACTCTCGGAGTTCTGGCGCCGATGGTCACTTCCGTCCACACGCCCTGCAATACTTCCTGGCGTCCAATAGCCAACACGGCGTCACACCGCCAATCAATGTGGGCGCCCCCGACGAAGACCCGCTCGATGCGCTGCGCGCGATCGGCCCGGATGAGGGCAGCTCCCAGTATCGCGGACCTCGCATCTGGATGGCAGCGGCCGTGATTGAGGCTCAGCCGACGCTGTCGGTCAGCCGTTCGCTGGAATCGCGGCTTATCTGCCAACCATCGAGCGGCGAGGGGTTTATGCGTCGCTATCGACGGTGTTCCTGCGGATGCTTTCCCCGAATTTGACGCCACAAGAGGCCGACGCGGGCGCTCGCTGCGCTTGTCAATGACGCTGTCGGGTGGAATGGCGAGGCGAACCGAGGCTTGAGGGCGCAATACGTGTTGCGCCCCACCGTGAACCGGCGGCGATGCCTTACG includes:
- a CDS encoding oxidoreductase, which translates into the protein MKTWFITGASRGFGARIAELALDRGDNVVATARNPRTVSERFGERPNLLAAALDVTDEEQAKAAVAATVERFGRIDVLLNNAGYGLLGAIEEATGAEVEALYRTNVFGLLAVTRAVLPTMRKQHSGHILNISSIGGYRSAAGFGIYCSTKFAVEGLSEALHHELAPLGIHVTVIEPGYFRTDFLDSTSLVASKNVIADYHSTAGNVRGVAKELNHAQPGDPDKLATVLVGLTDTDNPPVRLPLGSDTVAAIEAKHASDQAILANWRSVSISTDFAES